The DNA region CCGGGGTCCCCGCCGGAGGAGCGCTCCAGCCGCAGCGAAAACACCACAAATCCCTCTGATAATCTGCTGTTATTAATGCAGAGACAGATGGCGCAGGGCCGGCTCAGGGACAGCGCCCCGGGCCCGGGTGACACGCAGCGCGAGCAGGGGGAGCGCAGCCCCCCTGAGGGAGCCGAGGTCAGCGGGGCAGGGGGACAGAGCGCTGCCCAGGAGGGCTGTGAGAGGGCCCCGAGCTCCCCCGCCGAGGATAATGGCTatgccagcagctccctcagcatcGACAGCCCCGACAGCGCCTGCAGCACCGCCTGGGACCCTCCTGCCTGTGCCCCCCGGGCTGAGAGCCCCCCTGAGGCTGAGGCCGAGGCCGAGCCCGAGCTGGGCACCCTGCTCCCGGCGCTGGCGGAGGCCGTGCAGCACCTGCAGGACAAGGAgcgcttcaaggagcaggagaaggagaagcaCCACATCCAGCTGGTGATGTACCGGCGCCTGGCCCTGCTGCGCTGGATCCACGGCCTGCAGCAGAGGCTTGTGGACCAGCAGAACCGGCTGCAGGAGAGTTTCGACACCATCCTGGATAATCGCAAGGAGCTCATCCGCTGCATGCAGCAGGGCCCGGCCTGCGTCGCTGCT from Melospiza melodia melodia isolate bMelMel2 chromosome 27, bMelMel2.pri, whole genome shotgun sequence includes:
- the C27H1orf216 gene encoding UPF0500 protein C1orf216 homolog, which codes for MFAVCPANSPFRQGRGRPALGTALPGAGHGPDSNSNFVGEVCDSNENWSQPAPGSPPEERSSRSENTTNPSDNLLLLMQRQMAQGRLRDSAPGPGDTQREQGERSPPEGAEVSGAGGQSAAQEGCERAPSSPAEDNGYASSSLSIDSPDSACSTAWDPPACAPRAESPPEAEAEAEPELGTLLPALAEAVQHLQDKERFKEQEKEKHHIQLVMYRRLALLRWIHGLQQRLVDQQNRLQESFDTILDNRKELIRCMQQGPACVAAAAAPGP